ataataaaaaagacagataataacaagtgggGGTGATGGTAGGGAGTAATTGGAACACTCATATtctgttgatgggaatgtaaaatgttgcagccactttggaaaataatctGGCAGTTCCTCGAAAGGTTAAGCATAGagtcatgttgttaggtgctatcaagttaattttgactcatagagaccccacctgtgtgacactgtagaactgccatatacagctttcctggctataatctttatggaagcagatggcactGTCTTTCTTTCGCAGAGCcaccaggtgggttcgaaccaccaacgttttggttagcagctgggtacttagctgttgcgccaccagggcccttagAGTCACtgtatgacccaacaattccactccaagATATACacataagaaaactgaaaacatatgttcacttAAAAACTTGTGCATGAATGGTCATGGCAGCATTGTTCATATTAGCCAAAAAATGGAGACAatcaaaatgtccatcagcagatgaatggaaaaacaatatgtggtatattcatataatggaatattatttgaccataaaaaggaatgaagtactgattcatgctacaaaaggatgaaccttgaaaagcttatgctaagtgaaagaacccaGTCACAAAAAACCACatattgtatggttccatttatatgaaatttcctAATAGGTAAATTTAatgagatagaaagtagattagtggttgcctagggctggggggaAGGGGCAGGGAGAACAGGTAGTAATAGCTAGTAGATACGGGATTTCCCTGAGGGggaaatgaaaatattctaaaatctgTTTGCTATGGTTGCACAACcctgtgaatatgctaaaaaccactgaattgcacCCTTTAAaacaggtgaattttatggtatgagaGTTATATTTCACTAAAGCTGTTaaaataattttgctttaaagtcagaATGTCTGGGTCCTCAGGGACTGGATTAGGATATCAGAGAAAGGGGACCAAGGGATAGACTGTCTGAGACTGGAAAGGAAGCACGGGTTGTGGATCCCTTCTGAACATCCTTGGGACCCACTTCATCTGTTGACTAGTATATATAGCATCtttgtacaatttttaaaaagcacctcTCCCACTCCCAGAATAAACcatcttgctcaaggtcataaaacaagtcgGTAGTAAATAAAGACCCCTGCTTCCAATCCCCAAGTCCAGTCTCTGTTTCTTTCCTGTACCCCATCAGACTTTGGTCCCAGTCTGGACAGGCAGAAGGCCAGAGGTCAATGCTTGCCCTGCTCTGGGTATAGGGTTGGGCAGCGAGTATCCTTGGTCAAACCGGTGCCCTCCTCTGAGCCATGATTACCCTGAGCACAGGGTATGCTGGGAATTTCCTACTTTCTTACTAGCCGTTGTTCTGCTATTCAGAACAGGGGTGACTACCCCTCCTACAGCTAATATCTGAGGGTATGGGCCTAACAACCCTGAATGAAGGCCCCTGCCATCAAGGGGACATCTGctacttctgctcctgggctctGGCCACCTGCTGCGATGTCCGCCATGACTAGTATGTATGCCTGGAGATGGTCAAGACCTGAGGCTACCAATTTGGTGACCCCCAAGTCTTGAGGAAAGAAGACCACAGAAGGGAGGATCTAATTCACTCTGACTTTTGGCTTAGTTTCATGTTATAAATGAGGAAGGCCCTAGTGGCTGGCTGGAATTTAGAACCCAGAATCAATTCTTGAGTATCCTTCGAGAAATATTCTATGGAAATTTGAGCACTTGAGTATAATTTGGTGGACATGGAAGCATACTAATCACACAGCTTTGcaccttgggttttttttttttttccttgacctaTTTTGGATATCTTTCATTAACATAATTTTTTTGAACAGCTGCATAGTATTTCACCCAGTGGCTAGTTTCCTTTAATTAGTCCTTTGCCAATAAACATTGAGGGTGTTCCCAGTCCTTTTGTTATCACGAAGTGTGCTGCCTTTaaccttcttctatcttccttcttGCCACAGAAGTGAAGGAAAAAATCTGAGGCATAAATTCCTTGATGTGTATATGCTGGGTCAAAGGCAACATgcattcacctttttttttttttgcaaaaattatGATAATGCTGCTATAGTCAAAGTCGTATTCTCTTTCAATTTTGTTGGAAAAATTATACTTGATTCATTCTTTGTTCCAAGAATTAACACATCACAATTTAGCCTAAGGAGCCCTAGCGGTGCAATGGTTCAGTGCTTGGCAACTAACCCCAAGttcggctgtttgaacccaccagcagtcccactggagaaaagacctggtgatctgctcccgtaaagattcacagcttaggaaactctgtgaggcagttctactctgtcttatagggttgctctgagtaggaATCGGCTCCATGGTACACAACAATTTTAACCTAAATTTTGTTAACTACAAGCTTATGTaaacttattatttttattagatttttatttcactttaaagACCCAATCAATCCTTTTACTTCCATTATTtgccatgattaaaaaaaatttattgcatataaaagtttgttattttaaccacttttaagtgtacagttaaaTGACATTGACCACATTGTGCTACCCTCACCccatccatttccaaaattttttcgtCACCCAAAACAGAAAGtcagtaccccttcagcaataaaTTCTGTGCGCTCTTCCTTCCAGGACctcataaccactaataaacttttgtctgtatgcatttgcctattctggatattttatataagtgaaatcatacaatacttgtcgtTCAGGGTTTATCCGTGTCGTAGCATGtaccagaatttcatttctctttctggctgagtaatattccattgtgtggatataccacactttgttgatccattcatctgttgatgggcccttgggttgtttccaccttttcgcCTTTGTTAaatagtgctgtgatgaacacTAGCGTACAAGTATTTGcttgagtccttgctttcaagtctcttgggtatatacataggagttgaattgttgggtcatatggtaaatctatgtttaactttttgaggaaccaccaaactatcTTCCGTAGCAGCTGCACCATTCtacattcttaccagcaatgcatgagagttccaatttctccacattctcgccaacacttgtttagttctgtttttctggtaatagtcatcctagtgggtatgaggtgttatctcattgtggttttgatttgcatcttcctaATGGGATACACacggaatcaaatagactacatccgtggaaagaaacaatggagaagctcaatatcattagtcagaaaaaggccaggggctgaatgtggaacagaccatcaattgttcacatgGAAGTTcaggctgaagctgaagaaaattaaaacaagttcacgagagccaaaatacaaccttgagtatatcccacctgaatttagagaccatctcaggaatagatttgatgccttgaacattaatgaccaaagaccagacaagttgtgggatgacatcaaagacatcatacatggagaaagcaaaaggtcattaaaaagaccagaatggatggtcacaagagactctgaaactggctattgaacgtagagcagctaaggcaaatggaagacatgatgaagtaaaagagctaaacagaagatttcaaagggcagctcaagaagacaaagtattataatccATGACAAGTACcatcagccatttcaggaggcagcatatgatcgagaactgatggtacttgtcatggattgaactgtatcctcccaaaaacatgtgtatcaatttggctgggccatgattcccagtattgtgtggtcatcctccattttgtgattgtaattttatattaaagaggattagggtgggactgtaacacccttaactaaggtcacagccctcatccaaggtaaagggagtttccccagggtgtggcctgcaccaccttttatcttacaagagatgaaagggaagcaagcagagagttggggacctcataccaccaagaaagcagcactgggagcagagcacatcctttggacctggggtccctgcacctgagaagcatctcaaccagggaaagattgatgacaaagaatcttcctccagagccaacaaagagaaagccttcccctggagctgacatgctgagtttggacttcaacctactacactgtgagagaataaatttccctttgttaaagccatctccttgtggtatttctgtaatagcagcactagatgactaagacaatactgaaggaagaagtccacgctgcagcgaaggcagtggtgaaaaacaaagctccaggaattgacagaatatcaattgaggtttccatgaacagatgcagtgctggaggtgctcaccagtttatgtcaagaaatttggaagacagctacctggcgaaccgacaggaagagatccatatttgttcctattccaaagacaggtgatccaacagaatgtggaaattatcaaacaatgtcactgaTATCACATGGgagtaaaatttgctgaattcAACAGCAGTTGCTGCAGTACATCTCcagagaactgccaaaaattcaagccagaagaagtggaatgaggaatatcaaatatcattgctgatgtccgatggatcttggctgaaagcagagaataccagatgatgtttacctgtgttttattgactatgcaaaagcatttgactgtgtggattgtaataaattatggataacagtgtgaaaaatgggaattccagaacatttaattgtgctcatgaggaacatgtacatagaccaagaggcagtagttggaacagaacaaggggatactgcgtggtttaaagtcagggaagatgtgcgtcagggttgtatccttttaccatacgtattcaacctgtatgctgagcaaataatctgagcagctgggctatatgaagaacagggcatcaggataggaggaagattcattaacaacctgcaatatgcagatgacacaaccttgcttgctaaaggtgaagaggacttgaagcactcactaatgaagatcaaagactacaggcttcagtatgaattacgcctcaacataaagaaaacaaaaatcctcataactggaccaataagcaacatcatgataaacagaaaaaatattgaagttgttcaatgatttcattttacttggatccacaatcagtgtccatggaagcagcagtcaagagatcagaggacatattgtattgggcaaatctgctggaaaagacctctttaaagtgttggatggcaaaaatgtcacttggaggactaaggtgggcctggtcccagctatggtattttcagtcacctcatatgcatgtgaaagctggacatcatgcttggtagagggtcagcaaaaaacagaaaaaacagtggctgccaacgatgggctcaaagatagcaaagattgtgaggatggtgcaggaccgggcagtgtttcgttctgttgtacgttagggtcactgtgagttggaactgacttgatggcacctaacaacaatgactaacAGCCTTGAGgttcttttcatgtgctcattagccatttgtatatcttctttggagaatgtGCATTTAACTTTTTGATAAGTATGATCAAACCATCCTCCCAAGAGGCTGTACTAATTTATACTAAAGGTTGGGGCTCATTCTTGTTTTTCTATTTGGGTCTTTGAAAAATTACTTAATATGTGAACATATTCTTGATGAGCAAAATTCAAATAGAggatacagaagaaaatataacTGTCTTCCTGCCATTACCCTCCAAGCCTGGTCCCTTGCTCAAGCATCTTTTTCAATGATTTTGGAATTAATCCTATCTGTCTTTCTATGAACGTACTTATGCTGGCTTATAGTTTGGGGAGTTATTCTTTGTATAAGAAATACACTTGCTCTACAATTGTATGCTTTCACTTGATAATGTATTTTAGAATTTATGTCCAAGCTTCTGAAAAAGTTGTATAGCCTTCCAAAGTATGGATATAGCTGGAAAGTTAAACAGTCTACCCTTTCCCACTAATTTAAACCATCATACTTCTTATCCAGTAAACTTAATTCACAGAAATATTCAGGGCTATATCTGAACCCTCTCTCCCACTCTATTGATTAATTTGCATATTCCTGTGCCAGTCATATCCTGCTTTTACTCCTGTTTTGGTGCTTGATTCTCTAGTATATCGGCTACttcactgtttttaaaaaatgtattgatTCCAAACTTTAGATTTTTAAGCTCTGTTAAAAAATCCTTTTGGATGGCAGTGAATTTAAGCATTAAACTGAAGAGAATCAACACTTTTTAAACAATGAGTCTTTCCATTCACATACATTCCATTTAGTTAGGTCTTCTACATTATCCTTTAGGacagaaatattttcttcatatagatCTTGTGTGTTCATTGTAAGGtttttctttgtagtttgtgGGTTTGGTTATTATTGTGAATGGAGCCCTTTTCCCCCTCAAGcatattttctaatttgttatTGCAGTATATAAGAAAGATAATTTTTGGCTTTATTATCTGTAAAAGGTAAAAATAGTACTCAGTAAAAGGCTTCCACGGTCAAATAAATACgggctgttgtttttaggtgccatcgagtcaattttgactcatagtgactctgcgacagagcagaactgccccaaagggttttttaggctgtaatcattacaggagcagattgtcaggtttttctcccatggagtggctgggcaggctcaaaccaccaaccttttggttagcagccgaccttgtgccaccagggcttcttaaatatGGGCTAAATAAAGCTAAACAGATCTGTTCATTAGCAGGACTCCTCAAAGCTTTTGATATACTTTTGATCACCAAGAATCCCCAAGAAGGGCATGCAGGGAATTTCCTACTCATCTGGGGATAGACCACTTTGTCACAAAGCATCATAATGGGACTGGTGTTACCTGAAACATGCTTTGGATGACAATGCACCCAAAGACCTTAGCATCTAATTTTTCAATTCAGGGGCCTTCATTGAAACTTACCTGGTATCTGACACCCAaactcccactcccacccccacccccaaccagaACACAGAAGACAATCCAGTGCCAAAGCGAATGCTTTAATGAGTGCTGCTCAGAGAGAACTTTGTGTCTTAACAGCTGCTGCCAGACCGCACAGTTTCCATCCAGCTCTGTCAGTAGGGCTATGGTGAACTAGCTGCCCCGGGGCGGGGATCTGGAGTCTAAAGAATAAGCGGGGACAAAAGGAGGCTCAGGAGACACCCTGTGGGGGTTGGGCTTCTGGAAGTGTGGCCGAGGGGGGTGGGCCTCAGGCTGGCCCCTCTTCAGGCATTCCTAGCAAAGCCACGAGGGGCTCGAGGGGCGTGGGGGTCCCCACGGGCACAGGGTGGGTGCGTTCGTGCTTGCGCAGGTCGCTGGCACTCAAGAAGCCCTTGGGGCAGTGAGGGCAGGTGTAGGGGCGCACAGAGCTGTGGGTGCGGCTGTGTTTGCGCAGCCCAGCCCTGTCAGAGAAGCTCTTGCCACACTGGGTGCAGGGAAAGGGCCGGAGCTCTGGATGTGAACGCTCGTGCCGCCGCAGTAACGTCAGTGTGGAGAAGGTCTCCTTGCACTCCCGGCACACAAATTGTGGTGGCTTCTCGTCTACCTCCTCACTCACCACCTCACTCGTCCCCCCCAAGGGACCAGAAACCTCCCCAGCACCAGCATTCTGGCACTCCACATGCTCCACCGTCATGCCCACCACTTGCCACTGCGTGGCCATCACCCCACCTGACTCTGGAGGCAGCCCTAGCAGCCCTGCTGGAGGGTCCCCTAGCCCTGCACCAGCTGCTGGGGCCGCTGAGCCCTCGCCTGCCACGCCAACAGGCAGCGCCAGCCCTACCACCAGCTCCTGTTGTGGCGGAGCCCCTGCGGCCTCGCTGCTTCGATGGGTCCGCTCATGCTTCCTCAGGCTTGAGGATACCACAAAGGATTTTCCACAGGCGTTACAGTGGAAGGGGCGCTCCCCCGAGTGCACTCGGCTGTGCTTGGTGAGGCTGGCACGCTCGGCGAAGGCCCGCCCACACTCCTCGCAGCGGAAGGGTCGCTGCCCAGAGTGCACCAGTGCGTGCCGCTTGAGGTCCCAGGACGCCACGAACGTCTTGTCGCACTGCACGCACTTGTACGGCCGGTCGCCCGTGTGCACCCGACGGTGCATGGCCAAGTCGGCGGGCTGCCGGAAGTCCTTGCCGCACTTCTCGCAGCGGTAAGGCTTCACGCCCTCATGCGCCCGCTGGTGGCGACGGAAGCTGGAGGGGTCGGAGAACATGCGCCCGCAACGTGGGCACAGGAAGGGCTTCTCGCCAGAGTGGGTGCGCTCATGGCTCTGGTAGGAGCTGAGCTGCGTGAAGCCCTTGCCGCAGGCCGGGCAGCGATAGGGCTTCTGCGCCGCGTGGATGCGCTGGTGACATGTGAGCGAGGACGAGCGGGAGAAGCTCTTCCCGCACTCAGAGCAGAGGAAGGGGCGCTCACCGGTGTGGGACCTGTGGGAGTGCAGAGGGCCAGGCATGAAGGTGAACCTGCTCCCTGTCTGGGCTGTAACTTACGGGTCCCCGAGCATCCCTGGGGGCCTCGCCCAATCTCTTAAGAGCCACGGGACCATACCCCAAAATAAGAAACCTTCAGACTCTAAGGGCCTATGCGCCTCAATTCCTGATAAGACCCTCTGCAGACCAAAGTCCTAGACAGACCACTGACACCTACACCAAAGAGCTTTTGAGCCGCCTCACTTCCAGCCCTGTCCCTTTCCTGCTGTCCAGGAACCTAGGCCAATCAGACCCCACGCCATCCTCCTGGGTTCCATTCCAATGCAGTCAGCCTCGCCCACCTCCATGCCACCCGGCACCAACTTCTCACATGTGCCCACCCCCTTCACATAGGCTCATTCCAAACACTCTTTGAGACTCAACCCTGGACCTACTGGTCACAGGGCAGCCGCTGTGGTTCCACCTCCACCACCCGCCAGCTCTGCCAAAGCCCACACCCCCAGCTCCATGCGCTCACCGCTCGTGGTTGCGGAGATCCTTGAGCTCCGCGTAGGCCTTGCCGCAGCGCTCACAGCTGTAGGGCCGCAAGCCGGCATGTGTGCGCCGATGCTTGCGGAACACCGAAGGGTCCGCGAAGCTCTTGCCGCAGTCGGCGCAGGCATACGGCCGCTCGCCGGTGTGGCCGCGCTGATGGATTTTGAGCTTGGAGAGTGCACCATAGGCCTTGGGGCAGTGTGTGCAGCGGAAGGGCAACTCACCAGCGTGAGATGCCAAGTGCACACGCAGGCACACGGGCTGCATGAAGCGACGGCCACACTCGGGGCACGGGAAGGGCTTCTCACCCGTGTGGCTGCGCCCGTGGCTACGCAGCTCAGGTGCTGTCTTGTAGGCCTTGGGGCACAGCGGGCACGCGTAGGGCCGAGGCTTAGCCGCTGCACCTGACACCTTGTCCCCACTGGCCTCCTCCGCCTTGGGTTCTGTCTCTGGCTTCGGCTTCACCTCGGTCACCTCCTCTTTACCATCTGCAGACCCATGTGTGGCAGCATGGCGCGCTGCCCTAGGTGCATTTGGAAACGTCTTGGTACAGGACAGGCACTTGTAGCGGCGTCCAGAACGCTTGTAGCCCGGGGCTGGAGACAGGGCCTCTGCAGACTCCACCTCCATGGCCTTGGTGGGCGGGGCTTCTCTGTAAGAGAGTCAAAGTTAGACAGAGGCCACATCCCTGTGGTAAGCTCCAAGACCTCTCTCTTTACCAAAGCCCTAACAAGGCCTCAGAGGGAGCCCTATCTTATCTGCATTTCCCACCTAGGGCTCTCAGGTTGAACCACGGGACCCCCACATCCTTTTTTCCAAGCACTACTGGCTCTGCCACCCCACGCTCAAGTTTCCTCTCTGGTCTGCTCCATGATGAAAGAAGGTTGGACCAGGTGATCTCAGAGGGGCTGAAAACGGAGGTCACCAAAAGATCTACCTGCACTTTCCTGCCCCAACCTCTGGGCTTCTCCACTGTGGCATTTGCAGGGGAGTTCCATCTGTCTCACCATCTTCTTTCTTTAGCTCAGTGTCCAAGGCCTGTGCCAAGCAAGGCTGCAGATGTAGAGAGTATCCAGATGGGAGCCTAGCCCGAAGGTCTCCAAGTACCCAGGGGAGACAGACCTGAGACCAGAGGAGGGTGGACCAGTGGTGGGTggcaccatctgtctgtcagctctagatCCCCAGTATGTGTTTTGTCTTTTCCCTTTGGTTGGTTAGCTCTTGAGGCAGCAACTGTTCACACAGAATCTGGCCTTACACAGCTGTAAGGGACTCCACCCTAGACAGGAATCTTAGTCCACCCTCTGCTCTGGAATCCCTGTCTGGCTCCTGCTCCCATACCTCTGGCAACGAGGAGCTCATTCTCTCACAAGGCAGCTTGAGCCATTGCTGGCAGTTAGAAACCCCTGAGTCATAATCCATGTAtctgagctaccagggcttcctGGGACACCTGCTCTGAGACCCCCTACTTTCTTAGTCCAGAGCCCAGACCCCCTTCAACCAGATGCTCCTGGGGATCATGTTTGGGAGGAAATAGGATTGACGGCTGCGGTAGTCTTAACACCAGCTCATCCTCCCCGGGGGATGAAGGGAAGAGGATTACAACTGATCCACTTAGGGAGGGCTCAGCAGCAGCTTCTGGAGACGGGGTGTGAGCAGGGAGAGGACACTGGTGTGGAAAGGGGAGGGGAGCCAGGTGTCACCAAAGACTAGGCTGGgaggtgggagacctgggttctactTCCAGACCTGTGGGTAACTTCCTGTGAGAGAACTCGGTGAAACTAGTGCTCCTCTCTAGGCCTTGTTTCCCTCATCTGTACACCTCAGGGCTTGGTGGCTTCTAAGACACTAGGGTTGAGAGGAGGCTGGAGCTAAGCTGTGCCAGGAGGGTGGTGGGGGAAGTACAGGCCTCTAGAGGCTCATGGCCCCTCACCCCAGGAAAAGACTGTGGGGACAGCTTACCTGGAAGGCCGAGGGAGGACACAGGAGCCCCTGGGGTGAGAGGCAAGAGCTGTATCCTCAGGGTCAGCACCCTTTTGCCTAGTgggcctgcctcagtttcccctcttcCCCATGCATAGTCTAATGTTCATAGGTATTGGCTGGAGTCTTCTCCCTAAAAGCACCATGTGATGGTCTGTCCCCTGATCAAGAACTTTCCATGGTTCCCATCACAAACTTCAAGTTCCCAGGAACTTCCTGGCTGCTCTAAATCCCACTAGTCCTTTGTTTGAGCCCTACCTCCCCTGGGAAGCTCTTCCTGAATCTGCCCTCTGAGTATCGACCCTGAATTCCACACGACCCTGTTCTACCCTCAGCTTGGTTATTTCACTTTTCTCACTAAATCCTGGGGCTGAAAGGTGAGTCAATGGGCCGGAGGTCCAATCTACCCCATGGCTTAATTCCTCTAACAGTTTCTAAGGGatccctccccctccctggaTAAGGCACTCCCTATCTCCCTTCCAGACTATTATCTGGACAGTCTGCCTGAGGGAAGGTTCCTCCTTAGTAAAAATGATAGCTCACATTTGAGCTAAATATCAGGTAGTATCCTAAGCtccttacatg
The sequence above is drawn from the Elephas maximus indicus isolate mEleMax1 chromosome 12, mEleMax1 primary haplotype, whole genome shotgun sequence genome and encodes:
- the ZNF668 gene encoding zinc finger protein 668 isoform X2; translated protein: MEVESAEALSPAPGYKRSGRRYKCLSCTKTFPNAPRAARHAATHGSADGKEEVTEVKPKPETEPKAEEASGDKVSGAAAKPRPYACPLCPKAYKTAPELRSHGRSHTGEKPFPCPECGRRFMQPVCLRVHLASHAGELPFRCTHCPKAYGALSKLKIHQRGHTGERPYACADCGKSFADPSVFRKHRRTHAGLRPYSCERCGKAYAELKDLRNHERSHTGERPFLCSECGKSFSRSSSLTCHQRIHAAQKPYRCPACGKGFTQLSSYQSHERTHSGEKPFLCPRCGRMFSDPSSFRRHQRAHEGVKPYRCEKCGKDFRQPADLAMHRRVHTGDRPYKCVQCDKTFVASWDLKRHALVHSGQRPFRCEECGRAFAERASLTKHSRVHSGERPFHCNACGKSFVVSSSLRKHERTHRSSEAAGAPPQQELVVGLALPVGVAGEGSAAPAAGAGLGDPPAGLLGLPPESGGVMATQWQVVGMTVEHVECQNAGAGEVSGPLGGTSEVVSEEVDEKPPQFVCRECKETFSTLTLLRRHERSHPELRPFPCTQCGKSFSDRAGLRKHSRTHSSVRPYTCPHCPKGFLSASDLRKHERTHPVPVGTPTPLEPLVALLGMPEEGPA
- the ZNF668 gene encoding zinc finger protein 668 isoform X1, which codes for MPQWRSPEVGAGKCREAPPTKAMEVESAEALSPAPGYKRSGRRYKCLSCTKTFPNAPRAARHAATHGSADGKEEVTEVKPKPETEPKAEEASGDKVSGAAAKPRPYACPLCPKAYKTAPELRSHGRSHTGEKPFPCPECGRRFMQPVCLRVHLASHAGELPFRCTHCPKAYGALSKLKIHQRGHTGERPYACADCGKSFADPSVFRKHRRTHAGLRPYSCERCGKAYAELKDLRNHERSHTGERPFLCSECGKSFSRSSSLTCHQRIHAAQKPYRCPACGKGFTQLSSYQSHERTHSGEKPFLCPRCGRMFSDPSSFRRHQRAHEGVKPYRCEKCGKDFRQPADLAMHRRVHTGDRPYKCVQCDKTFVASWDLKRHALVHSGQRPFRCEECGRAFAERASLTKHSRVHSGERPFHCNACGKSFVVSSSLRKHERTHRSSEAAGAPPQQELVVGLALPVGVAGEGSAAPAAGAGLGDPPAGLLGLPPESGGVMATQWQVVGMTVEHVECQNAGAGEVSGPLGGTSEVVSEEVDEKPPQFVCRECKETFSTLTLLRRHERSHPELRPFPCTQCGKSFSDRAGLRKHSRTHSSVRPYTCPHCPKGFLSASDLRKHERTHPVPVGTPTPLEPLVALLGMPEEGPA